The genomic DNA TAAACTTCAATACTCCATCCGATCTGCTcctaaaaaaattttgttcacaaTTTTTGGTAGGTTGCACCTACGTTCTCCAAACTGAAAGCCATGACCCAATAACAAAAAAAGCCTTCCTCAGTAACAGAGGTTGCCTTATCTTGATTCTCCAGGGCCATAGATATCTAATTATAGCCTGAGAATAAAACTCATAAACTTATTCCCCGAGGACGCATCAACCGACTGATCAACTTAGGGCAAGCTTTGTTAAGGTTGGTAAATTCATTACACATCCTCCACTTACCATTATTCTTCTTCACCATCACCACATTCAAAACCCAATCAGGGTACGCGACCTCTCTGATGAATCTTGTTGGCAACAATTTTTCCAGTTCTTGCCTTACAACTTCAACCACTTGTGGAGCAAACTTTCTTTTCTTCTATTTAACCGATTTAATCTCAAGAAGAACATTTTACTTGTGAAATTACATGAGGGTCCACCCCAGGCATATCCACGGCTGACCATGCAAAAACATCTGAATTTGCCTTTAGGCAACGAGCTAAATATTCCTTTTTCTCTACTGCTAATGTTGACGAAATTCTCACTATCTTGTTTGTATCATCATAAAATAATTGCAAAGTTTCCATAGCTTCTGTTACTTCTAGTTTCTTAACTTTGTCTTCACTCCTTGCATCCAAACTGTCTAAATCAAAAACCTGACTATATGTGTTTGCATGTTGCGAGTTCTGTCCTTGTTGTATGTGTTCATGCATTTGTTGTACTGACAAATGTGGCACTGCCTAGCTGTTCGCTGATCAGATTGTATGAAGCTCATTTTTGTAGGAAATTTAATCTTCATTCAGAACGTAGCTGTAATAGTCTGGTTTTAGCtcaatcggaatagtggtttcagaatcaCAAATTCGAAGTCgtaaaatcattttaatattattttatatgtttactGCATGTGAATAtgtgtgtgtgaaaatttcgtgagctaattttatcgtttaatagcttaatttgagaaaaatgacttaatcgtgtaaaatgcaaaagttgcattctaattgataaaggtgtctaattgctatggcttattaaattaaagttccttttgttttaattagaccattgaaagtggAAATTGACATAAATGGGTTTAATAACATGAAATATGGTGGCTTTTAAttagggttaattttgtaaattggttattaagttaatattaataaaacaaaatcaaatttccTATCATCTTTTATCATTCCTagtcaaaaatcaaaataaaagaaagcaAATATGAAGCTTTAGGGTTCGACCATGTTGGTGATCAAttgaaggttcgtttttgttccaTTTTCgatgatttatatgtttttgtgatcgttgtttagtaatctagctagctcgtaccctaatttctaaaattgttgatgaatttgtgagtttccattgatgaatgcttgagattttgaatgattgttgatgaattttgaaagcttgatgatagatattgaagttttgtaaagtgattttagtgaaatttcataaaagggactaatttgtgaaaagtgtaaaatgtgtgtttaaatgtgtgaaatattggTAAATATGGGTTGTTATGGAGCCTATAGATattcggctagcttgggtttagttgaaattgttgtaaattgtgtttttatgaaataagaactaaattgagaaaatatgaaataataggggttaatgtgtaaaattccaaaatttgtgtgctttgaatgaaattgaattaattgagGAATAAAAAAGTTAACTTCgaatttatatagatcctgaaagaaagaaatcagatttggatcggggaaaatcaaaagttatcgagtaatcgatccaATTCATCTATTctaactacgaggtaagttcatatgcaaataaatgtctttaaactGAATTATATGTATTTACTTGCCATTGAATTGTTATAAATTTTGAACGAGTACTTATGAGCAAGAATCGATAGATTTTCGGCattcgaaagtcccgtacgaaccttaggaatagtataggatattaatgtcatgacattaggttatcgagatgtgattacatgaaagaccatgtctgggacattagcattgtattgagattatgtgtaagaccatgtctgggacataatCGTtaattgatttcgtgtaagaccctatctgggacagtggtatcgatatatgataacatgtaagaccatatctggggcATTGTATGACCTTATGTGATTTtcaagtatccttaacaattctgaatggttcaatgggcaaagacaagtcgagaaagaatatgtTAATGAGTTAAATGACTCAGGTATGTACAAGATCTATACGATTATTGGAAAGTGAAGTAATTGATGAGTTTACATGAGACAATGAATATGTATTTAACgagaaaggtttgtgtatctAGATATGTTTACTTGTGCTTGGCTTAGTGATGGAAATATTGTGATTCATATGATAACAttgtttgtatatggcttactaagcttttaaagcttactttgtgtgttctttccatgttttatagatcatcaaagctagctcagactcggggatcatcgggaaatgtcatcacactatcgatcatctcgttggtatttttggaagctttgtatatatggtatatgtcatgcataggctagtgtcatcttaATATGTTTTAAGTTGTGAATTTAGCCATGTGACTTGGTTTGTAAATGTTGGTAcatagccatttaagttggcttaaattatgtgtttgataagtaatttatgtgatgtatataatctcttatatgttggcttgttcGGTATAGTTATATGGTTGTTATTTTGATTAATGGTAAATGAAAGTATTAAGGTTGAAATAATGGTATATTGTGACTTgattatgtgatattgaaatggtaagtcttGTAGCttgaaataggtgataagatgatgataatgaaattcatttagaagttatgcaaaGTTAAAGGTTTTGACATGATTGTGGTTGAGAATTTAAGTAGTGAATTGGTTGATCATGAaatgatatgaattatatgtgatttggtatgttttgactacccatatatgtgatgaaatgacaccattttgatggctaggtgagcatgaaaatagggtggcaaattggctttgcaaatagcctattttcgtccacacgggcagagacacaggcatgtgtctcagtcgtgtgtaacacacggtcatgttacatggtcgtgtgtcccttggggtacccttcgaattaaagtcagtataccctacagttttaacATGgattagacacacaggcatgtctactagccgtgtgtggcacacgggctagcacatggacgtgtggttggccgtgtgacccaagtcagtaacctcccttaAATTTCATACgtcctggcacatgggcgtgtggtgtAAATCAATATGtataccctgttttcacacgacctgcgacacgggcgtgtttggtacccgtgtgaggcacacggcttgttcatacgggcgtgtgaccctaaaatgtttgaaaattttatatgtttcccaaaatttataaatgttatcgatttagtctcgaacttCTTCTACGCATGTTTTAAAGTCTCGTAGGACCTtacaagggacaatgtgattgatatgaatggattttgattatgaatgtacgAATGTATGCGAATGATGTGTGTTATACGGTAATGCCTCATTACCCTATTCTGGTgtaggatacgggttaggggtgttacagtagccACCATTATCTTATCTATTCTCATTATGGGATGCCCCAAAATAGCATTGTATGCCATGGGATGATCAACCACAAAAAACTTAACATTCTCCTTTGTGGTGTGCTCACCATCCCCCAGGAAAATATGTAAAGTGATACAACCCTTTACTTCAATAGGATGGTTCGTAAAACCATACAACGAGCTCGCCTTTCTCAATGCTTGCTCATTCAACCTCATTTTCTGGTAAGCCTCCCATGTTAACACCTCAACAGCACTGCCACTATATCAACTAGTATTATTTTTACCTCGAAACCTGTAATAGCTACTGACATAACCATCGGATCGTTTCCTTCCTCGTCATAAAATGATTCATTGTCTTCATTACTAAAGTCCACCCTCTATTTTTCTTACTGATGCAACCTCTTTGGTGAGCTAACCAACATAACACTCCTAAGTTGAGCCTTCCTCTTCGCATTGGAGGTTGCCAAGTTCTTATTTGTCCCAATTATCACATAAATAGTTCCTCTCACCTTTTCGTTACCTTTAGCCTCAGTCTTTACACTCTACCTTGGTTGATCAATATTCTAAGCTAGAAAATCTTTAAGTTCACCATTTCTGATTACCTCCTCTATAGCATCTTTTAAGAAAGAACAATCTTCAGCCTTATTTCCCTCCATCTTTGTGGAAAGCACACCTATCCCTCGAGCTTGATCTTCTTGCATTTTGCCTTAGAGGTGGAGGAGTTGACAAGATGCCAAGACTCTTTACTTGGCTAAGGATATAAGCACGTGTAGCGTTCAAAGGAGTATAAGTCTCAAATTTACCATAAGGAGGATACCTCATTGCGTGCTCAGGCTGAGACCTTTGAAACACCTTGGATGACTCATTTCGTGATTATCCCTTTCGTTGTCCCCTACCTTGCATGCAGAGTCTAAGAAGACGATCCTTGGAGACTATGAACTCCCTCTCTGTTCCTCAAATGCTTGTCATCCCTCTGAAAAGTACCAGGAGCTGATCTCTTGATCTCTTTCACCTCAACAAGCTTATGAGCCCACTAATATAAATCTGCCAAGCTCTGCGGCCTATTATCAGTGAATGAGTATTGCATATGCTCATTTAAAACTCTCATGATAAAAGCATCTATGGCCAACTGGTCCTCCAGTTTTTTTGTATTTAACGTTGCCACATGAAAACATTTGATGTAATCTTGCAAGCTTTCGCCTTCTCTCTATTTGATAGACATCAAGGCTATAGGCGCACTCATTATCATCCTATGTGCTCGAAACCTCCCcaaaaaatttgaaccaattgTGAAATGCTTTGGATGGAACTTTGTGGGAGGGATAAATACCAATCCTTTGCACTTCCTTTTAGATTTATTGAAAAAGCCTTACACTTCGCAGCATCGAAAGCTCCTAACACATTCATATAATTATTGTACTACATGAGATGTGCTCGAGGATCCCTACTACCGTTAAACATTTCCTTAGGGACCTTAAAATCAACTGGTAAGTTTACCTTTGCAATCTCAAAAGCTAGTGGATTGTTAAAACAAAATAACCAATCCATGTCCCGAGAATTAGGATGCAAAGCCCGTGCATCCATCTCATTTTGCCATGGTTTTGCATGCACCCCAAGATCTTCCTCATGCATGCCATTACTAATATGAAGATCAGAATTATCAGATTGTACCTTTTTCCTTAGCTCGTCATTTTGCCTTAACAACTCTTGTTGAAATGTTTGTTGTTGCTCAAATTTTACATTTTGTAGGGCCACTTGCTCCCTCATTAATCTTATCTACTTTTGAAGAGAAAAATATTGTTGTGGAGACACCTACTGATCAGAGGGGAGTGACAATCCCTAACTAGAAGGGATATTTAAGTCAAGCGAGTTTGAGGCTCCTGTACGAGTTGAATTACCCAAATTTTTTGGTCGATCAACAAACCACCAGCGAATAAGTCTGCTTCACTAAGTTGATTTCTTACACTAGAGACTCCAGGTTTTCTGGTGAAAAAATTAATGGGAAAATTTTCAATAGGATGAGCCATTTTTGTTTCTTACAAACTGAATATTCAAAGATAAAAAATTCTCCACGTTCACCGCACCAAATTGTTGGTAGTGGTACttgtatatttatatgatatgggtGTTGTCATTGACATGACATGCTAGGTAGGTTTCATGCTAGAGACACATATCCTATTCTAGACTCAAACGTGTTTATAAGGTCTTATGCACGTATAACCTCGTAAGAGAGTGAGCTGGACTTGCGAGCTCATCCTACGAGCTCATTACAACCCCGCCCAAATCCATTTGGGCTTTGGGTCGATGATGGTAATCATCCTAACAAATCTGCTTTAGGGAATGTGAAGAGATGGAACCAACAAAAAGGCttgaatatttatttttgttaatttacTAGCATTCATGTTGAAGGGTTTtcaattttttcttcttttcttttctaaaagTGTTCTTGAATTTGTGTATTTCTATCGATGGACAAAATATATAATGATGGTGTGGTTGGTTTGTATTGAAGCTGGTGATTCAATGAGAGGAGAAAAAAGAAGATGAAAGAAAAAAGAAGGGAAGAGGGGAGAGATGGAAGAAAgagaatattaattttaattatgtttttccACTTATCATGATTTAATTGGCTAATGAAAATTCTTTTAACAGAAGTAAATGGTTCAAAGTTTAGGTTTTTTTGGTACCTAAATGGAAAAACAATATAGTTAAAGCCAGTTTTTCACTTAAACCTATGTATAATCGCATTAAGGGAATACATTGATGAAAATTAGAATACGTTGGAGAAAGGTGCATGGAACGGTAAGAAAAAAAAAACGACTAAATTAAGAAATCAAGCCGAATCGGTAATTTTGTTCACTTTAACTTTCTTATAGTTCAGTTTCAATTAGATGATGTCATTGAATCGCATCAAGTTGGTTTGGTTTTGGTTTATTCCATTGGATAcccaaaagttaaaaaaaaaactgtataaaattttcaaaagaataTCTAATATTTTTGTATATATAAATCCAATAGATAAaaccatttaaaacccaaaagaaaaactattacttctaaattctaaatataagttttattatgcttttacatattttataattaaacaaaaataaaacttaaatctAATTTGAGTGTCAGTCTATCATAAATTCATTGTTTGTTCATTAAAACTTCTAACAATTCAAGTATCAGTCTATCATGTCTTGttctttttctattattattgttgttttaGTTATCATTATTAACGAGTGTTTTTTGTTATTACACATTAAgagttataaaatataaataatttaatatttaattatgtgAGTGAAAATTGaaagtaattaaattaaaatttaattagatttttaataaatatttataattataaattttacaaattattttttaaaataaacattttaattgaaattttatgtataatttaaaaattgtaaTTTACCAAATAGTGTAAAAaccataaaacaaaaataatttttaatctaATGAAAGTCTAAAATTCAaatccaaaaataattttatctaCCTAAAATTCAAAATCATAAAAGCCCAAGAAAACTAATCTAATCTAATTTAGCACAGTTCAATAATAACCTAATTCGATTTcagttaaaagaaaatgaaaaaaaaaatcaaataccaATTACAGTGAAACACCAACCACATTTAATTATTGACACTATTTTGCCCGGTTAACATATGTGCATTTTTCTTTTAACAAAATCCAAGTCTCCATTTTTGAGCAAGGTAATTAGCCACCATGTATAATATTTGCTTTTGATATATACTAATATCCTTGTGTTTCGATTTACATCACCTATGACCCACAATTACATACATAAAACTATATTTATctacaaatttaaattttaaatttattaattagattcaattacttaattaaattattatattttattaaatataatatgaaCTCTAAAAATAgtcaaaaaaaaaatctttttataAAAACCAACCTGTACCGTTACCAATCATTATTGACCGAAACACGTCAAAATTTTGAAcgaaaaaaaactaaaactaaaatacTGGTTTAAGACTAAAAACAAAATCTCAAATCAATTACTAAAAGAAACCCTCCATTTTTCTTAGTTCTTactaaacataaacacaaataatgGCACAAACGAACAAAATTTGATCTATGCGGTAGACACAAATCACTACTTTCTGCAGAAAAATTCAATTAGGACAATAttggatgaaatttaaaattgCAACACAACTAGATACTGTTTCTTTTCTTGCTCATTGATGATCACTCAAGCagtgaaaaaaaataataattcataGCTCAGTAGAGGCTAGACTAATCACCGAACTCCAATCAACTCAACATCAAACTCGAGCCATGCATTCGGAGGTATCCTACCGCCAGCACCCTTAGAACCATAACTGCAtgacaaaattttcatttaaacaaTCTCGATTGCTGGTTACAAGTCTTACCAGCATTCACAACTAATTTACGAAAGCATAATGTACATACCCCATTGCTGGTGGAATTACGAGTTTTCTTTTATCCCCAACACGCATGCCTATGGCCAATGTACATTCCGGATATACATAAATGCTTTGACAAATGAGTGAAAATAACAAGAACAAACATAATAAATTGTTAACGGTTCAATTACATACCTTCGACACCAACATCCCATCCTTTGATGACTTCTCCTACGCCTATAAAATCAacccaaaatatttaaaaatcaattaactAAACAAAAGTACTCCGACAAAAAGAAAAGCCAAGTTTAGTATTTTATAAGCCGTAAAATGTCATAGTACCTAGGCGAAATTTAAAGGGGGCCCTTCCCACATTGGAATCAAAAATTTTTCCATTCTTCTGAAGCTTCCCAATGTAATGGACACTAACCTGAACCGAAAGAACAAACTAGGGTAAGAATCTCCAACTAAATCCAAGTAAAATGTATGCAAAATAATACACATAATCTTGTCATCAAATATGACTCAAAATCACATTATATGACTAATTGCAATatctattaaatttattatacaAGCTCCATTCTCTTTTCAGGCAATCTTCTATCCATTCCCTTCAGAAAATATCCAAAATATGATTACAGAATTCATGATTGCAGAAAAATAGAAGAAAGATCTAAAGTTATTTTTCTTAGAGGGGAAAAttcatcaattgaaaacttagtGGAGAAAGAATAACCTGCTTCCCACGAGATGCTCTTTTACCATCTGGTTTGCCCATTGCTAACTCTTGGACAACCAATCCATTCGGAAAGGTTCTCACTTGAGAAGATTTGCCAGCAGTTTGTTTCTCCTCAGACTTCAAAGTGGAAGTATCCTTATCTCCACTTTGTGAAACTGATGCATTTGCACTTACTTGATTCTCTTGGGtggtcttcttcttcttctttttttttctctcagaGAGGTTCTCACCAGGCACAATGTCTGGTTCAGAACCAAGGGCCCTGCCAGGCATACAGTAATTGTTTGGGTAACTAAATATAAATTTAGCTAATGGCAACTCATAGCCTCAGCATACAATGCAAACTGCAATCAGTGCATTCTAGATAGAAAAAGAGGGAGAAGAGAATATCCTGACATCCTAGGCCATTTCCTGGTTTCTACCACTTGAAAGACTTCAAACATGTCTATCAAGAAGTACAATTGAGCACTATGCAAAGTCAGATCAACAGACTAACGAGACGAAACTCTCTTCTCTCTACATTTTATCTGAAGGTTTTAACTTAAGActtcaaataataaatatactTGTTTATCATGCATATATATTTATGACTTATTTTATTAGAGAAAGGAAAATATCAACAAGTAAATGCACGTGCAGATAAAAAGACAGGCACTGTCTATCTGCAGTAACCTCTCTATGAATACACAAAAGTGGAAAAGAGTACTCACCGATCACTATGGGGATGATCTTGTTCTTTTCCAACAGGCATTACCTTCTCTGAATCCTGGCTCTCTTCCTTCACAAGCTGAACTTCATCACCCGGTAAACCATTGATGTCATCTGTATCATTTCCTTTttgcttctttttcttcttctttttcctaACAAAGTTTGCATAATAATCACATAGATCAACAGACTGAACATAACATTAACAAGTTAGGCTACCTGCATGATATAAATAATACGACCGTGACATCAAGTTTAGAAAAAACTGTTAAGTTGAGGGCATCTTACCCCCCTTCTTCATCAgtgtttttaatttttcttttcttttcactaGCATCTTTTCTTGTCTTGTCTTCTTTAGTTAAATTTTCTCTAAGTTCCTTGGTTTCTGGTTGAGGCTGCTGAATAGCATCTTCGCTTTTTTGTGAAGCAGAAACTGGAAAGCCATCTTCATCTTCAGTTTCCAAATCTGTCACACCAGCACCTCTCTTGACAATAAGTTGACCCTGTGAGTTCTTTTGTTCCTCAGAGCCAGTCAATTTATTCTTTCTCTTGGATCGTTTAGATTCCTCATTTCCTTTTGTAGGTTTTTCATCATCCATGATCTCCTCGATTACAACTAAAGTTAATTCAAAAAAGAATAGTAAGCAAAAAGCCCATCAATACCAGTTAAAATGCAACAAAAACCCTGTACATGGAATAAGGAACATCTAGAAACTATTATGTACAATTTTCAAAAAACGAATAATGGATCAACAAAGTGAAAGAATAAATTACATAATTGGTCAATGCTTCAATAATGTGCTTAAACataaaatttcaccaaaaatttcaaCTCTGACCACTGAAtgatctttaaaaaaaaacagcTAAACCAATTATAATTACTAAATCCTCATCACATCTATGAAACAGTTCTTGAATCTTCCTTCACATTGAAATAATAAATTACCTAACTGGTCAATGCTTCAATAATGTGCTTAAACataaaatttcaccaaaaatttcaaCTCTGACCAATGAATGATCTTTAAAGAAAAACAGCTAAAccaattataattaataaatccTCATCACATCTATGAAACAGTTCTTGAATCTTCCTTCACATTGATGCTTATATACAGGTTTTAAACAAAAGAAAGTTTCTCCATCTGCCAACCTTCTGCACATCAGttttaaccaaaattttcaaattgttCAGAACAAACAGAAATTCCAGAAGCAGTAGGTCATAATTTAGGGAACAAGACTATACTTTTTCATACCAAGTTAGCCATGCATTACTTACAGGTTCTAGCtgtataaaattattaagaaaatcaaattaaaataattttcaaggGCTGCAGATTGGTATACATGACATGATAGAAAAAAGCAACATATATGATCCAGTTTCTACTTAATGAAATCTGGTAAAGATATCCAAAATGTCAAATACCTCCACTATTTGGGACAGGTGGACGGAAGAACTCAAGATCATCATCATCTATGAAATCATCTCCATACTCCTCATCAGAACAATAATCAGAGGACTCATCTTCGGACTCAGTCTCAGTCTCAGCAATATCCTCCCCATAAGAATCACTTCATAATGTAGTAAAGGAATTAATAAATCACGTTATATGCGCCACATTCTGAGTTATAAACACCTCAACCATGTTCTCAGTTCTTTCATGaaacaatttaataaaaaatgaaatgcaAATATGCTTGTCTTCAAATAagagaaattaaataaaaggatacGACTCATATTCATCTCGTAGGTGATCTCCATCATCAGCAACAAAGTAACCAGAGAGGTGGATGCTTTGAGGGCCAAGTACTGAGAAAGCAACTAAATCATCGTCTTCATCAAATTTAAGATCTAAGGCGCAAGTCTCATTCTGATTTGGTAACAAGGAACACAGGATGATCGGACTCTTGTGTCCGACAGAACACTGAAGTACAGACCTCTCTTTAAATGATCCAAGGCCTAAAGTTGCCTGTGTTACCACATGTTATAAATTAACAATGGAACATACATCGTATCaagaaaaacaaaaccaaaattagGAACCCAAAAATCATTTGCACTAGCAATTTAGAGAACTAACAAGAAGCCTAAATTCTGACTAAGATTCACCATTATACGTTATTTATATGTTTCAACTATTCAACTCCATATAAACAATGCACTCCATTGATGAAGGGTCAGAAAACCTCAAAACATAACTAATAAAAGCATGTGACTACAATCTTATTCCTACAGTATTTACTAATTAATAATTgtataagaaaaatgaaaactcCAACATGAACCAGAATTCAGAAAACAAAATGCTCTGGCTTTTCCTTTTAACTTTGAATTTCTGA from Gossypium arboreum isolate Shixiya-1 chromosome 9, ASM2569848v2, whole genome shotgun sequence includes the following:
- the LOC108454003 gene encoding peptidyl-prolyl cis-trans isomerase FKBP53; the protein is MGFWGIEVKPGKPHPYHSDNVRGKLHITQATLGLGSFKERSVLQCSVGHKSPIILCSLLPNQNETCALDLKFDEDDDLVAFSVLGPQSIHLSGYFVADDGDHLRDEYESDSYGEDIAETETESEDESSDYCSDEEYGDDFIDDDDLEFFRPPVPNSGVVIEEIMDDEKPTKGNEESKRSKRKNKLTGSEEQKNSQGQLIVKRGAGVTDLETEDEDGFPVSASQKSEDAIQQPQPETKELRENLTKEDKTRKDASEKKRKIKNTDEEGGKKKKKKKQKGNDTDDINGLPGDEVQLVKEESQDSEKVMPVGKEQDHPHSDRALGSEPDIVPGENLSERKKKKKKKTTQENQVSANASVSQSGDKDTSTLKSEEKQTAGKSSQVRTFPNGLVVQELAMGKPDGKRASRGKQVSVHYIGKLQKNGKIFDSNVGRAPFKFRLGVGEVIKGWDVGVEGMRVGDKRKLVIPPAMGYGSKGAGGRIPPNAWLEFDVELIGVR